Within Triticum dicoccoides isolate Atlit2015 ecotype Zavitan chromosome 1B, WEW_v2.0, whole genome shotgun sequence, the genomic segment CTTGTTTCCCTTCTGAAGCTGCTGCGATTTGCCTGCTTCGAGCCGTCGGCAGCGCCGCCGGGAGACACGAGGTTGCTCAGCGCCCTCGCTATCTGCAGCTTGACCTGCCCCCTCTTCGCCGGAGGCCTCTTCTccttgccgctgccgccgccgccgctgctgttgTACCGGTACTCGTACTCCATCGCCTCCGCCGTCCGATCTTCTTCTCTGCTTCTTTCGTGTTGTGTACAGTGTAATGTACTGTGGTGAAGCCAGGTGCTCATTTGTGAAGGGGGTGAGGACCTAGAGAGGTATTTATAGGCGTATGTAATGTACGTTGCCTGCACCAGTTGGTGTGTGGATCCTATATTCGTATTTATTCACTTATATCTGCAGGAATAAAGTGGCCGTGCTTTTGGGGTCATGGCGTTCCGAGTGTGAACGTATCTGAATACCGGGGGAATCCAACTATCGAAGTGTAACAACGCTCCTACACAGCCGACACATTGTGGACGATTTGGAGACGATGCAGCGCATCAAGCCATCCATGCAATTAGCAAAAGTGAGCATCACCGTCCACTCCTCCCGTCGTCCACAGTTCGGCCGGCGACTGTCGTCCGTACAGCAATTTCGGAAGTGTAAACGGAATCACGGAACTAAATTCACCGGAGAATTTGTGCCAATCTCAAAGATACACGCCTGCGCTTTCACCTTCTCCCAACCTCGAAGACACGCCTGCTTGATATAGTTTCTATCGACCAAAGTATATAACGCCGTGGACGGAAAATGTGTAATAAGGCCAACTCCCCCGtatgaccccaaacggacgtccggtttGACCGGATTTTATCCCTTTGGGGCGTCGATGGGTTCGCCCGTGTCCAGCTTTGTCCATTGGGTCGTGCGCGCGTCCaccgcgcggccgcaccccaaatcacGTCCATGTCAGAACATgattaaaaaaaagaaaacataaGTAAAATgactaaaaaaagtaaataaacgcaGTTTAATAAACATAATACTTAGTTAGGGGGGTcacggccacaaaacggcccagtttcacGTCCAAGTGACAttaataattaaacaaaaaaagaaaagaaaaacggccGCCGCCCGCGCGCTCCTGCCCGTGCCCGTCaatgtcgtcgccgtcgccgtcttcagtggccgccggtgtcgtcgtcgtggctgacgaggtcgacgtaggccgacggtgcgtggtagacgggggcgggctggatggcgggaggtgcctgcaccacctcctcccgtggcgacgcctcccgctccgatgaccgcggcggagtggcgcatcagttcacgcccacgccggcggccatctccggagcactgcaggaccagccccacccctggACCAGCAGACCCAGGTGGAACGCGGCCACCGGCTCCTCCATCTCCGGCTCCGCGGCCACCATCTCCAGCTCGGGAATGGCTACCTCGCCGGCGGCAGAGCGGGCCATCATCTCCTCAAGGCCCTCCCATTTGGCGCTCATCATGCGTGCggatggagtcctccatgacatgcgccatgagacgggcctcctcctccgctgtcatgcgaggaggtggtggtggcgatggaGATGGCGAAGGCGGCGGCGTGGGCGTGAGGCCGCACACCCGCCTACGACCGCGCTCCTGGGGAGCAGCCGCTCGGCGCTCTGGGCGTGGCCGCCGTGGCCCCGTCGACGTGTCGGCGAAGAAGGACGCCCGCCGCGTGTCGTGCTCATCGCGGAACCAAGTGTCCCACAATGGCAAGTCGGGGGCGTACCTCTTGTCGTAGTAGAGGTCgtccgggaggaggcggcggcggcgctcgaggcGGTAGTCGGTCACCGGGACGGGCGGGATCGGCACGCGGTCTGCCGACAGGTGCTAGTTGTTGGGGAGGTAGGCGTCGCTCCAGGggagcggcgtcctcgtctcccagtaaCGGCGGCACACACTAGCGCGGATGTagtgccggtcgcgctcgccggcgtACGCGGGGGCGATGGAGAACGCGGGCGGAAAGGGGGCCCGGCGTGGTGGAGAcgcgggctcctccttcttcacggagcCGGCGCGGCGCCCCGACGAGGAGCCGGTctcgcggtcgtgcttccccttgcggccttggttccagAAGCCCATGGCTTCGAGGTGGCCGACCGGCGAGCTCGAGGACGGGGTCGCCTAGGGTTTCGCTCTGTCGGGCTTCGAGGAGGCCGCGGGACGGAGTGGGGCAGTGTGGATGACCACCGGTCCACGGGTTGCCCATTTAAGAAGGACGGCCACCTTCCACTGGGCCAATGACAGGTGGGGTGGGCCGCCCGTGTGCATTGGTgttggcgggtgggaggtaggtggccgtcCCGCCACGCGGACGAGCGGCGCGTCCGTTCGTTGTCCGCGGCGACCCAAACTCGGAGCAAGTTTCTCTCCAAATGGGTCGGCCTGGACACAAAACGGATCAGATGGGTCCGGGCCGTCGCGTGCTGGGCCGTCCGGTTTGTCCGTTTTACCCtaaacggacggggccggacaggatAAGGTTGTGCGGTAGAGTTGGCCTAAGTACGTATCAGCTTTCCACTTGAAGATATTCTTTCACGAACAACATCTTTTGGAAGATCTTTCTGAAGACATTTACATCATCCTTTTGACGAAGATATTTCCACGGTGGtcgaccgagagagagagagagtccagcTCTCGTTTCACGACTTTTGGCCAAGGTGCACGTGTGGATCAAGGATTGATTATGCGCTCCATAGGTTTGAGGAATATCTTCGGAATGTGCCCAGTGGCTCTTGCTCGAATCACTTAAAAATGTGGTGGTTGCGGGTGGGACTAGTAGTTCATGCATGCTGTATCATGTTTATCAAGTGATTCAGGTGGGAAATAAATATAAGTTTTTGGAAGAACAAATTGACTGCTTTTTAGGTAAGATCAAGGCACTAATAACCGGGGAATTTATGCTAGCTGTTAAAATAGAATTAGCGGTAGGCCCTGAATTTGTTAACTGCGACTAGAAGTGTAAACTGGACGTGTGGATCGGGGAGGAGTTTGTGGAGTATATCTAAAGCGTCCATAGGATGAACGGGCCCATGTTCGCTACTAACATCGGCACCCCGCtttctagatttttttttgaaGTACCAGTGTTGACAGTAGTTTCACCAAACGCCACCTTCCATGCCCTTAGCGGCTATGCCAAACTCTTCCTCCAGATTTATCTAATGACTTTATGGATTTGCTTTCATTTTGCCTGCCGCTTCGACCGCGAGTGGTGGGGAGAATAATGTCAGTGCCTCCGCTTTGGCTAGTAGTTTATGTTATGTTTTTTTTTTGTCCTTATAGGTGTGGGGCGGATGACATCACTTCTTCGAGTTTTTCTTTCGGGCTCCGATCCTTCTCGATTTCGTCCATCTGAACATAACCTATGGAGCTTCAACATAAATTCCTTCCTTCTCCTTGAAACGACGAGGTTACGGTTTCTCGTGTGCTCGTGAGATGGCGAGATTTGATGGCAGGTGCTTCAGATCTATTCAAGGTTTCAACGACGACGACTACAGTTCGATGACGATGGTCCTTAGGGACACGTGCACGAAGACTTTcggctgtcatcgacaaggtcaagtcAGCTATGACTACGACGTGTCGATGACTTGTTCTGACAGCGGTGCTGGTCGTTTGCTAGTCTAGGGAATTTGATTTAATTATGTTTGGCAAAATAAACCTTTCTTTCAACTTCAAAGACAGGTCACTAACATCCAATGTGCAAGATTGCACATTTAGAGAGCCGAGAACAGCTTTTCACAGGGCATTTAGATGCTTCATGCCGCACACCTAAGCAAGTATAGAGGCAAGTAACAACATCGAAGAGATTATAAGCATCATGAGCCTGTTTGTGAGCAATTCTATTATTCTCTCTGCTTATCTTGAAGATCCTTGCTTCATTTTCATGAGTGAACTAGACAAACCGGTGAAGATGAGGTCTTATCGTCCAATGCATCCAATGCACTGGGAAATTAACTAGATTTCTTTTCACAACCGCATCAGCAAGAACTTGACAATATGTTAAGAAATTTGGCTCTTGAACTTCCATTGCTTCCGCAACCTATGCTGCCAGTTGCAACGCTTGCGCCTCATCCTGCAAGGGAGATTCTGCCATGGAAGTAGCTTTAATGAAGATGGCATGCTTATTGCTATTGTTGCGCCATTGCATGAAAACTCCAATGTCCGCTTTACTCTTTAAACCTGAAAAGGAATTAGTAGGAGCACTCTTCCAAGCCGCATCTGTAAAAAGAATCAGGTCCTTTGGAGATCCTGCATTTGTCAAGAGAACAGGTAATAGCAGCGTTCGTAGCTGCATTAGTTCGAATAGAATTTCTTCTATCTTTAGTTCGTCGTTGAGGTGGTTCTTCACTTGTAAAAAGGGCGTTCGCTGCATGCAGAACCTGCAATGGAGCACATTGTTTCCTATTGAAAAGAAGGTTATTCCTTGCCTTCCATATAGACCAAAGAATGTTAAAGATAATGGCAACAGGGTGGCCAGTTTTATAAGTGATCATCATGTGATGAACAACTTCTTCGACTTCATATAAACCTTGTTGAATAAGGCCCTCAACATGCAAACCAAGAGGAGAAGCGAACCAATACTGCATGCACAAAATGACAAGAAAAGAATAAATGGAAGTTAGTTTCATCTTCACCACATGTGCAACATCTTCCTTCAATGTCTATTGATCTAGTTGAAGCTCTAAGTCCCGAGGAAATTGCATTCCTCATAAGCCTCCACCCGAAAACATGCACACTTGGAAGCATCTCCTTGTTCAGCCAAAGAGCTTGAATTATGCTTCTAGTCCGATCTGGAAGAGTTTGTCGACTGTGTGCATTGTTACCATAATAGGAAGGGCAAAAGATTTAGTAAGCGATCTTAGAAGTACAAATCCCTGAAGGGGTATATTTCCGAAgatttaatttaatttaatttaatttctaGGATATTtgatttcattttttttgtgctCGTCAACTTTAGATTCGGatccttttcgaaaaaaatgtagtgctccctccgtttttattactctgcatattagattttatTGAAGTCAAACTTGTAAAAagcaatataaacatttaccataacaaatctatatggtgtgaaagtatattcaataatgaatcaaAAGAATCTATATTTTGCCTATAAACTTTATTAAAATTAACAAAGTTTgattttgaccaaagctaatacgcgAATGCTAATACGCgaagtaaataaaaacgaagggagtacaacAGTAGCCTCCGCAATAACGAATTGAACGTAATTAGGGCTCCCCACATGACAAATTTCTTGCCAAAACTAACAAAAGGCACGTAGCGGATAAGGTCACGGCCAAGGTAGTCCGGTCGACCACGTGGGGTCATTCCCCCAAGTTGACACCCGAGGCCAGCATAGCGCCACCGGCAGCAGCCCCACTAGCGAGCGGTGCACCGAACCTTGAAAGTTGAAGCTCGCTACGGTACAAACCAGTGAGCCGTCGCGGTCACATGCGTCTCTCGGTGGCCGGAAACAGTCAATGGGCAGCACCGCTCTCGGACGAAACGGTCACCCCACCCGGTCCCTCGTCGGCCTTGTAATGAGTCACTCCGGTCGTGTGGTCAGTGCCTTGTCGACGCAAATATCATCGGCCACGGCGCAGCCCACGAGTGGTCAATTATTTCCCCAACACAAATTAACATGTGCGGCGAGGCACCGGTATCGACAGACAGAGCACAGATGGTGGTTTTGCTCGCCTATAAATTCTTTTCACCTTCCCATCTTCTcttcacacacacacagacacactcacactcacaaggagaagaagagcacacaagaagaggaaaggacaaCACGGAAAGAAGAGCCATGGAGCACTCCTACAGCAGCAACAGCGGCATCAGCAACTACGGCAGCACAAAGGAGAGGAGGCCTGCGCTGAAGAGGGGGCAGCTGAAGCGGCAGATCGTGAGGACCATCAGCAACCTCATGTCGCCGAGGAACGACGGCGCGGGCGCGGGCAAAGGGGCGTCAGGCCGCACCAGCTTCGGCGCCTACAACTGACGCTCTCAAAGACGCCATCGAGTGTCTGTCAGATTAGCTTTTTACTTGGTAACTTCATACCAAGTCTTCTCCCCCGATTGTACAGAGTTCTGCGATTGTACAGATGAATAGAGAGGTTATGTGCAATTTTGTTTGCGGTTTACTGTCACTTTGTGATGCAgtgctcttttttcttcttcttgaacGCTATAATTTGGCTGTGGGTAGAACGCACGACTGAACAAATACAGACTGAAGGTGATTCAGACTTTCAGAGGCTAGCAATGTTAGAGAACACGCGAAAGATCAATGCAAAAAATAGGCGCGAGGACATTTATCCCTTCTTAGGGGTGTTATTGTGTAAGAAGTCCACTTAGTCGTTTGTGTTAAAAAAAAATTGTGAGCTGCCCTTTAGGCATTTATTCATTGTTTGGCGGAACAGTCTCTGATTGAACAACCTCAATCAGGTGACCAGGAATTACATCAAAGATAATAAGAGAGCTAACAGAGAGATTAAGTGCTTCTCTAGCACACAAATG encodes:
- the LOC119307999 gene encoding uncharacterized protein LOC119307999, which produces MEYEYRYNSSGGGGSGKEKRPPAKRGQVKLQIARALSNLVSPGGAADGSKQANRSSFRRETSYN